Proteins encoded within one genomic window of Carassius gibelio isolate Cgi1373 ecotype wild population from Czech Republic chromosome A4, carGib1.2-hapl.c, whole genome shotgun sequence:
- the LOC127972094 gene encoding uncharacterized protein LOC127972094 isoform X1 has product MSTDSTQKRDVQLKADISSTVSENGNDQSGMNISPATNEKTRSTVRKSNKTSAFLRRTWKAVKKSFQKNRVDPFGVSAQSDPEPSCVPDPEAEDKVDLVDEEQLCAEGQSGAKLQVTAETPKTQVTTDSTQKRDVQLKADISSTVSENGNDQSGMNKEKTKSKVMKSNKICAFFQTRWKCVKKSFQKSRVEPIEIPAQPDPEPSCVPDPEAKAEVELVVAHRVPDPEAEAEVELVDSHRVPDPEAEAEVDLVDSHRVPDPEAEAEVDLVVAHRVPDPEAEAGVELVDAHQLCVAGPNGPEPQVKTETQVTTELPMLHNVLLNIFQLERRMCKCRVMWTPIAEVWPSVFMGNEETAMDRVKLKEMGITHILNTAAYKEYPEGKINTKAEYYQEMNITYYGVLVTDEHRFDISKDLFPASEFIHKVLSNTENKLLVHCIDGVSRSATFFLAYLMIHHEMLLEDAIDHVIDKRWIRPNRDFLKQLITLNSNLVTQGKLQLRKPINTDKTKNGEDAVAHPVPEPLCEPGPSKPKPEPQVTKELSVLESHVSLSVLQLQDRVDEYTLYCTPVTEVWPSVFMGNEETAMDRVKLKEMGITHILNTAAYKEYPEGKINTKAEYYQEMNITYYGVLVTDEHRFDISKDLFPASEFIHKVLSNTENKLLVHCIDGVSRSATFFLAYLMIHHEMLLEDAIDHVIDKRWIRPNRDFLKQLITLNSNLVTQGKLQLRKPINTDKTKNGEDAVAHPVPEPLCEPGPSKPKPEPQVTKELSVLESHVSLSVLQLQDRVDEYTLYCTPVTEVWPNVFIGNEETARNRAKLKGMGITHILNAAAVEKSLKVLFEIPSKKSLKGKVNTGEAYYQGRSINYYDVPAEDKCSFNISEYFFPAAQFIHQALSNPENKVLVHCKKGLSRSATLVLAYLMIYHDMMVEDAIDHVMEARDIRPNIGFLKQLTILNSNLKSQRILQLKKQIKVEKETD; this is encoded by the exons ATGTCCACAGACTCCACACAAAAGAGAGATGTGCAGCTAAAGGCTGATATCAGCAGCACTGTCTCAGAGAATGGAAATGATCAGAGTGGCATGAATATTTCTCCTGCAACCAATGAGAAGACCAGATCAACAG TGAGGAAGAGCAACAAAACCTCTGCATTCCTCCGAAGAACATGGAAGGCTGTGAAAAAATCCTTTCAGAAAAACAGAGTGGATCCCTTTGGAGTCTCAGCACAGTCTGATCCAGAGCCATCGTGTGTCCCAGATCCTGAAGCAGAAGATAAAGTGGACCTGGTTGATGAAGAACAGTTGTGTGCTGAAGGCCAAAGTGGTGCTAAACTTCAAGTGACAGCAGAAACTCCCAAAACTCAAGTGACAACAGACTCCACACAAAAGAGAGATGTGCAGCTGAAAGCTGATATTAGCAGCACTGTCTCAGAGAATGGAAATGATCAGAGTGGCATGAATAAGGAAAAGACCAAATCAAAAG tgatgaagAGCAACAAAATCTGTGCATTCTTTCAAACAAGATGGAAGTGTGTGAAAAAATCCTTCCAGAAAAGCAGAGTGGAGCCTATTGAGATCCCAGCACAGCCTGATCCAGAGCCATCGTGTGTCCCAGATCCTGAAGCAAAAGCTGAAGTAGAGCTGGTTGTTGCACATCGTGTCCCAGATCCTGAAGCAGAAGCTGAAGTAGAACTGGTTGATTCACATCGTGTCCCAGATCCTGAAGCAGAAGCTGAAGTAGATCTGGTTGATTCACATCGTGTCCCAGATCCTGAAGCAGAAGCTGAAGTAGATCTGGTTGTTGCACATCGTGTCCCAGATCCTGAAGCAGAAGCTGGAGTAGAGCTGGTTGATGCACATCAGTTGTGTGTCGCAGGTCCAAATGGTCCTGAACCTCAAGTGAAAACAGAAACTCAAGTGACAACAGAGTTGCCAATGTTACATAATGTCCTTCTAAACATTTTCCAACTGGAGCGTCGCATGTGCAAATGTAGAGTTATGTGGACACCTATCGCTGAGGTCTGGCCCAGTGTCTTCATGGGAAATGA GGAGACAGCAATGGACCGAGTCAAACTGAAGGAGATGGGTATTACTCACATCCTGAACACTGCGGCATACAAGGAATATCCAGAAGGAAAGATTAATACAAAAGCGGAATATTACCAAGAAATGAACATCACTTACTACGGCGTGCTTGTAACGGATGAACACAGGTTTGACATCAGCAAGGACTTATTCCCAGCTTCAGAATTCATCCACAAGGTCCTGAGTAACACAGAAA ATAAGTTGTTAGTGCACTGCATAGATGGTGTCAGCCGCTCTGCCACATTTTTTCTGGCGTACCTGATGATCCACCATGAAATGTTGTTGGAGGATGCCATCGACCACGTCATAGACAAGAGATGGATCAGGCCAAACAGGGACTTCTTGAAGCAGCTGATAACCCTCAATTCAAACCTCGTAACACAGGGGAAACTACAGCTAAGAAAACCCATAAACACAGATAAAACAAAAAACGGAGAGGACGCAGTTGCGCACCCTGTTCCAGAACCATTGTGTGAGCCAGGTCCGAGCAAACCTAAACCAGAACCTCAAGTGACAAAAGAGCTTTCAGTATTAGAAAGTCATGTCTCTCTAAGTGTCCTTCAACTCCAGGATCGCGTGGATGAATATACACTGTACTGCACACCTGTCACTGAG GTCTGGCCCAGTGTCTTCATGGGAAATGA GGAGACAGCAATGGACCGAGTCAAACTGAAGGAGATGGGTATTACTCACATCCTGAACACTGCGGCATACAAGGAATATCCAGAAGGAAAGATTAATACAAAAGCGGAATATTACCAAGAAATGAACATCACTTACTACGGCGTGCTTGTAACGGATGAACACAGGTTTGACATCAGCAAGGACTTATTCCCAGCTTCAGAATTCATCCACAAGGTCCTGAGTAACACAGAAA ATAAGTTGTTAGTGCACTGCATAGATGGTGTCAGCCGCTCTGCCACATTTTTTCTGGCGTACCTGATGATCCACCATGAAATGTTGTTGGAGGATGCCATCGACCACGTCATAGACAAGAGATGGATCAGGCCAAACAGGGACTTCTTGAAGCAGCTGATAACCCTCAATTCAAACCTCGTAACACAGGGGAAACTACAGCTAAGAAAACCCATAAACACAGATAAAACAAAAAACGGAGAGGACGCAGTTGCGCACCCTGTTCCAGAACCATTGTGTGAGCCAGGTCCGAGCAAACCTAAACCAGAACCTCAAGTGACAAAAGAGCTTTCAGTATTAGAAAGTCATGTCTCTCTAAGTGTCCTTCAACTCCAGGATCGCGTGGATGAATATACACTGTACTGCACACCTGTCACTGAGGTCTGGCCCAATGTCTTCATTGGAAATGA AGAGACGGCAAGAAACCGAGCCAAACTGAAAGGGATGGGGATTACTCACATCCTGAATGCTGCGGCAGTGGAGAAGAGCTTGAAGGTCTTGTTTGAAATTCCAAGCAAGAAAAGCCTAAAAGGAAAGGTCAATACAGGAGAGGCATATTACCAAGGCAGGAGCATCAATTACTATGATGTTCCTGCAGAAGACAAATGCTCATTTAACATCAGCGAGTACTTCTTCCCAGCCGCACAGTTCATCCACCAGGCCCTGAGTAACCCAGAGA ATAAGGTGTTGGTGCACTGCAAAAAGGGTCTCAGCCGCTCTGCCACACTTGTTCTGGCATATCTGATGATTTACCATGACATGATGGTGGAGGATGCCATTGACCATGTCATGGAGGCGAGAGACATCAGGCCCAACATAGGCTTCTTGAAGCAACTGACAATCCTTAATTCAAACCTCAAAAGTCAGCGGATACTACAGTTAAAAAAACAGATCAAAGTTGAAAAAGAAACGGATTAA
- the LOC127972107 gene encoding dual specificity phosphatase 29, which produces MGITHILNAAAVEKSLKVLSEIPSKKSLKGKVNTGEAYYQGRSINYYDVPAEDKCSFNISEYFFPAAQFIHQALSNPENKVLVHCKKGLSRSATLVLAYLMIYHDMMVEDAIDHVMEARDIRPNIGFLKQLTILNSNLKSQRILQLKKQIKVEKETD; this is translated from the exons ATGGGGATTACTCACATCCTGAATGCTGCGGCAGTGGAGAAGAGCTTGAAGGTCTTGTCTGAAATTCCAAGCAAGAAAAGCCTAAAAGGAAAGGTCAATACAGGAGAGGCATATTACCAAGGCAGGAGCATCAATTACTATGATGTGCCTGCAGAAGACAAATGCTCATTTAACATCAGCGAGTACTTCTTCCCAGCCGCACAGTTCATCCACCAGGCCCTGAGTAACCCAGAGA ATAAGGTGTTGGTGCACTGCAAAAAGGGTCTCAGCCGCTCTGCCACACTTGTTCTGGCATATCTGATGATTTACCATGACATGATGGTGGAGGATGCCATTGACCATGTCATGGAGGCGAGAGACATCAGGCCCAACATAGGCTTCTTGAAGCAACTGACAATCCTCAATTCAAACCTCAAAAGTCAGCGGATACTACAGTTAAAAAAACAGATCAAAGTTGAAAAAGAAACGGATTAA
- the LOC127972094 gene encoding uncharacterized protein LOC127972094 isoform X2 — translation MSTDSTQKRDVQLKADISSTVSENGNDQSGMNISPATNEKTRSTVRKSNKTSAFLRRTWKAVKKSFQKNRVDPFGVSAQSDPEPSCVPDPEAEDKVDLVDEEQLCAEGQSGAKLQVTAETPKTQVTTDSTQKRDVQLKADISSTVSENGNDQSGMNKEKTKSKVMKSNKICAFFQTRWKCVKKSFQKSRVEPIEIPAQPDPEPSCVPDPEAEAEVDLVDSHRVPDPEAEAEVELVDAHQLCVAGPNDPEPQVKTETQVTTELPMLHNVILNIFQLERRMCKCRVMWTPIAEVWPSVFMGNEETAMDRVKLKEMGITHILNTAAYKEYPEGKINTKAEYYQEMNITYYGVLVTDEHRFDISKDLFPASEFIHKVLSNTENKLLVHCIDGVSRSATFFLAYLMIHHEMLLEDAIDHVIDKRWIRPNRDFLKQLITLNSNLVTQGKLQLRKPINTDKTKNGEDAVAHPVPEPLCEPGPSKPKPEPQVTKELSVLESHVSLSVLQLQDRVDEYTLYCTPVTEVWPSVFMGNEETAMDRVKLKEMGITHILNTAAYKEYPEGKINTKAEYYQEMNITYYGVLVTDEHRFDISKDLFPASEFIHKVLSNTENKLLVHCIDGVSRSATFFLAYLMIHHEMLLEDAIDHVIDKRWIRPNRDFLKQLITLNSNLVTQGKLQLRKPINTDKTKNGEDAVAHPVPEPLCEPGPSKPKPEPQVTKELSVLESHVSLSVLQLQDRVDEYTLYCTPVTEVWPNVFIGNEETARNRAKLKGMGITHILNAAAVEKSLKVLFEIPSKKSLKGKVNTGEAYYQGRSINYYDVPAEDKCSFNISEYFFPAAQFIHQALSNPENKVLVHCKKGLSRSATLVLAYLMIYHDMMVEDAIDHVMEARDIRPNIGFLKQLTILNSNLKSQRILQLKKQIKVEKETD, via the exons ATGTCCACAGACTCCACACAAAAGAGAGATGTGCAGCTAAAGGCTGATATCAGCAGCACTGTCTCAGAGAATGGAAATGATCAGAGTGGCATGAATATTTCTCCTGCAACCAATGAGAAGACCAGATCAACAG TGAGGAAGAGCAACAAAACCTCTGCATTCCTCCGAAGAACATGGAAGGCTGTGAAAAAATCCTTTCAGAAAAACAGAGTGGATCCCTTTGGAGTCTCAGCACAGTCTGATCCAGAGCCATCGTGTGTCCCAGATCCTGAAGCAGAAGATAAAGTGGACCTGGTTGATGAAGAACAGTTGTGTGCTGAAGGCCAAAGTGGTGCTAAACTTCAAGTGACAGCAGAAACTCCCAAAACTCAAGTGACAACAGACTCCACACAAAAGAGAGATGTGCAGCTGAAAGCTGATATTAGCAGCACTGTCTCAGAGAATGGAAATGATCAGAGTGGCATGAATAAGGAAAAGACCAAATCAAAAG tgatgaagAGCAACAAAATCTGTGCATTCTTTCAAACAAGATGGAAGTGTGTGAAAAAATCCTTCCAGAAAAGCAGAGTGGAGCCTATTGAGATCCCAGCACAGCCTGATCCAGAGCCATCGTGTGTCCCAGATCCTGAAGCAGAAGCTGAAGTAGATCTGGTTGATTCACATCGTGTCCCAGATCCTGAAGCAGAAGCTGAAGTAGAGCTGGTTGATGCACATCAGTTGTGTGTCGCAGGTCCAAATGATCCTGAACCTCAAGTGAAAACAGAAACTCAAGTGACAACAGAGTTGCCAATGTTACATAATGTCATTCTAAACATTTTCCAACTGGAGCGTCGCATGTGCAAATGTAGAGTTATGTGGACACCTATCGCTGAGGTCTGGCCCAGTGTCTTCATGGGAAATGA GGAGACAGCAATGGACCGAGTCAAACTGAAGGAGATGGGTATTACTCACATCCTGAACACTGCGGCATACAAGGAATATCCAGAAGGAAAGATTAATACAAAAGCGGAATATTACCAAGAAATGAACATCACTTACTACGGCGTGCTTGTAACGGATGAACACAGGTTTGACATCAGCAAGGACTTATTCCCAGCTTCAGAATTCATCCACAAGGTCCTGAGTAACACAGAAA ATAAGTTGTTAGTGCACTGCATAGATGGTGTCAGCCGCTCTGCCACATTTTTTCTGGCGTACCTGATGATCCACCATGAAATGTTGTTGGAGGATGCCATCGACCACGTCATAGACAAGAGATGGATCAGGCCAAACAGGGACTTCTTGAAGCAGCTGATAACCCTCAATTCAAACCTCGTAACACAGGGGAAACTACAGCTAAGAAAACCCATAAACACAGATAAAACAAAAAACGGAGAGGACGCAGTTGCGCACCCTGTTCCAGAACCATTGTGTGAGCCAGGTCCGAGCAAACCTAAACCAGAACCTCAAGTGACAAAAGAGCTTTCAGTATTAGAAAGTCATGTCTCTCTAAGTGTCCTTCAACTCCAGGATCGCGTGGATGAATATACACTGTACTGCACACCTGTCACTGAG GTCTGGCCCAGTGTCTTCATGGGAAATGA GGAGACAGCAATGGACCGAGTCAAACTGAAGGAGATGGGTATTACTCACATCCTGAACACTGCGGCATACAAGGAATATCCAGAAGGAAAGATTAATACAAAAGCGGAATATTACCAAGAAATGAACATCACTTACTACGGCGTGCTTGTAACGGATGAACACAGGTTTGACATCAGCAAGGACTTATTCCCAGCTTCAGAATTCATCCACAAGGTCCTGAGTAACACAGAAA ATAAGTTGTTAGTGCACTGCATAGATGGTGTCAGCCGCTCTGCCACATTTTTTCTGGCGTACCTGATGATCCACCATGAAATGTTGTTGGAGGATGCCATCGACCACGTCATAGACAAGAGATGGATCAGGCCAAACAGGGACTTCTTGAAGCAGCTGATAACCCTCAATTCAAACCTCGTAACACAGGGGAAACTACAGCTAAGAAAACCCATAAACACAGATAAAACAAAAAACGGAGAGGACGCAGTTGCGCACCCTGTTCCAGAACCATTGTGTGAGCCAGGTCCGAGCAAACCTAAACCAGAACCTCAAGTGACAAAAGAGCTTTCAGTATTAGAAAGTCATGTCTCTCTAAGTGTCCTTCAACTCCAGGATCGCGTGGATGAATATACACTGTACTGCACACCTGTCACTGAGGTCTGGCCCAATGTCTTCATTGGAAATGA AGAGACGGCAAGAAACCGAGCCAAACTGAAAGGGATGGGGATTACTCACATCCTGAATGCTGCGGCAGTGGAGAAGAGCTTGAAGGTCTTGTTTGAAATTCCAAGCAAGAAAAGCCTAAAAGGAAAGGTCAATACAGGAGAGGCATATTACCAAGGCAGGAGCATCAATTACTATGATGTTCCTGCAGAAGACAAATGCTCATTTAACATCAGCGAGTACTTCTTCCCAGCCGCACAGTTCATCCACCAGGCCCTGAGTAACCCAGAGA ATAAGGTGTTGGTGCACTGCAAAAAGGGTCTCAGCCGCTCTGCCACACTTGTTCTGGCATATCTGATGATTTACCATGACATGATGGTGGAGGATGCCATTGACCATGTCATGGAGGCGAGAGACATCAGGCCCAACATAGGCTTCTTGAAGCAACTGACAATCCTTAATTCAAACCTCAAAAGTCAGCGGATACTACAGTTAAAAAAACAGATCAAAGTTGAAAAAGAAACGGATTAA